A segment of the Amycolatopsis thermophila genome:
GCGGGCTGGCCCAGGACCTGCCGCAACTCGTCGCCGCGCGCGCCCTGCAGGGTCTGGCCGGCGGCGGGATGATCGTCCTGACGTTCGCGCTCGTCGGCGACATCGTCCCGCCGGGGGACCGCGGCCGGTACCAGGGCCGGTTCGGCTCGGTGTACGGCGTCGCCAGCATCGCCGGGCCCCTCCTGGGCGGGCTGTTCACCGACCAGCTGTCGTGGCGGTGGGCGTTCCTGATCAACGTGCCGGTCGGGCTGGTCGCGTTGGCCATCGCCGCGCGGTTCCTGCCCTCCGCCGCACGGAAGTCGGCCGCGCGGATCGACCACACCGGCGCGCTGCTGCTCGCCGGGACGGCCACAGCCCTGATCCTGATCGCGTCGTTCGGGCAGCGGTGGGGCTGGACCTCGCCGCGCGTCCTGGGTCTCGCGGTGGTCGCGCTCGTGCTGATCGCGCTGGTGATCCCGGTCGAGCGACGGGCCGCGGCGCCGGTGCTGCCGCTGTCGATGCTCGCCTCGCGCACGGTCGTGATCGCCTCGGTGATCGGGTTCACCGCCAACGTCGCGATGTTCAGCGTGCTGGTCTACCTGCCCACCTACCTGCAGGTGGTGGACGGGGCGACGGCCACGTCGTCCGGCGTGCACATGCTGCCGCTGGTCATCGGGCTGGTGGTGAGCCAGTCGCTGGCCGGACGGTGGATC
Coding sequences within it:
- a CDS encoding MDR family MFS transporter — its product is MTALDRPARPAVRPAMTALILAVLLASLDQTIVATALPRIAGDLGGFRDIAWVTASYLLASTAATPLWGKLGDMLGRRRLYLLATAAFLIASALCGLAQDLPQLVAARALQGLAGGGMIVLTFALVGDIVPPGDRGRYQGRFGSVYGVASIAGPLLGGLFTDQLSWRWAFLINVPVGLVALAIAARFLPSAARKSAARIDHTGALLLAGTATALILIASFGQRWGWTSPRVLGLAVVALVLIALVIPVERRAAAPVLPLSMLASRTVVIASVIGFTANVAMFSVLVYLPTYLQVVDGATATSSGVHMLPLVIGLVVSQSLAGRWIANPARVRSVLVAGMALTVAGLLLLSTLAPGTGQLALIACFLVTGIAVGMVPMVALTAAQNAVPAEDIGAASAVVTFARSIGAAFGVAVFGALLGDDVAGNIGGAFRWITPAAALGTGLALLLRKPAGSPR